In Silene latifolia isolate original U9 population chromosome 3, ASM4854445v1, whole genome shotgun sequence, a single window of DNA contains:
- the LOC141648940 gene encoding uncharacterized protein LOC141648940, producing the protein MPIQTTRLKKQDCECLVDKVCARIHGYGARKFSYAGRLVLDKSVLNSLHSYWASMFVIPKGIIKNIEAVCRNFLWDNSTDSRRTPLVGWDTICRPKDEGGLGLKDQESWNKAMIGRLVDWVSMQRDSIWVHWVQSNYLKGQEWMEYKPSSNSSWVWRRICKVKDEMRTGYVNGQWNVQPGGFTPAGCYAWFRGTRPRVQWDKAVWNGWALPKHQFLGWLVAHEALNTAARLVSFGVDIEDKCYLCGLASENIEHLFCDCPYSRRIVQELNKKTTWVFPVRGMMDWCMCRTGTVLQRGIQNAMVMSLLYQIWQQRNRSRNEKVLIRPEVVAGTILEDMRSRVRTREKTMMTLAERDWLVRMRLIE; encoded by the coding sequence ATGCCAATCCAGACTACAAGACTAAAAAAGCAAGATTGTGAGTGTCTTGTGGATAAAGTATGTGCTAGGATACATGGGTATGGGGCAAGAAAGTTCTCCTATGCAGGAAGGTTAGTATTAGACAAGAGTGTGCTTAATTCTCTACATTCCTACTGGGCATCTATGTTTGTCATCCCCAAAGgaatcatcaaaaacattgaaGCAGTTTGTAGAAACTTCCTCTGGGATAACTCAACAGATTCTAGGAGGACTCCTCTTGTGGGATGGGACACTATTTGTAGACCTAAAGATGAAGGTGGTTTGGGGCTCAAGGATCAGGAATCTTGGAATAAGGCCATGATAGGAAGACTGGTGGACTGGGTATCTATGCAAAGGGACTCAATTTGGGTTCACTGGGTGCAAAGTAATTATCTTAAGGGTCAGGAGTGGATGGAATACAAGCCTAGTTCGAACTCAAGCTGGGTATGGAGGAGAATTTGCAAGGTTAAGGACGAAATGAGGACAGGTTATGTTAATGGGCAGTGGAATGTTCAACCAGGAGGCTTTACTCCAGCTGGTTGTTATGCCTGGTTCAGAGGGACAAGACCAAGAGTTCAATGGGATAAGGCAGTATGGAATGGGTGGGCCTTACCCAAGCACCAATTTCTGGGGTGGCTGGTTGCTCATGAGGCATTGAATACAGCTGCTAGATTAGTCAGTTTTGGGGTGGATATTGAGGACAAATGCTATCTGTGTGGCCTAGCTTCTGAAAATATTGAGCATTTGTTTTGTGACTGCCCTTACAGTAGAAGAATTGTACAGGAGCTGAACAAGAAAACTACTTGGGTATTTCCTGTCAGGGGTATGATGGACTGGTGCATGTGTAGAACAGGTACTGTACTTCAGAGAGGAATACAAAATGCTATGGTGATGAGCCTCTTGTACCAGATATGGCAACAGAGAAATAGAAGCAGAAATGAGAAGGTTTTGATTAGACCAGAAGTTGTGGCAGGTACAATTTTGGAGGATATGAGGTCACGAGTTCGAACCCGAGAAAAAACAATGATGACTCTTGCAGAACGAGATTGGCTTGTTAGAATGCGTCTTATAGAATGA